The genomic stretch GTCGTCGCCTGGTGCTACGACCACGACGTGCCGATCGTGCCGCGCGGCGGCGGCACGGGCTTCGCGGGCGGCGCGGTGCCGAGCGAGGACGCCGTCGTGCTGTCGCTCGAGCGGCTCGATCGGTTCCGCGAGCTGGAGCCGGCAGCGTGGCGCGCCCACGTGGAGGCCGGCGTGTCGACCGCCACGGTCACGCGCCGCGCGCGCGAGTCCGGCCTCCTGTTCCCGCCGAACCCGGGCGCCGCCGAGCAGTCGCAGATCGGCGGCAACGTCGCGACGAACGCCGGCGGTCCGCGCGCGTTCAAGTACGGCGTCACGCGCCGGTGGGTGACCGGCCTGGAGGCGGTCGTCGCTCCCGGCGAGGTGCTGCGCACCGGCGGCGCGGTCCGCAAGGACGTCACCGGCTACGACCTCACCGGCCTGCTGTGCGGCTCCGAGGGGACGCTCGGGGTCGTCACGTCGGTGTGGCTGCGCTTCGTCCCGCTGCCCGAGCGCAGCGCCCAGGTGGCCGGCTTCTACGAGTCGGCCGCGGACGGCTGCGCCGCGATCGCCGCGGTCTTCGCCAGCGGCGGGCAGCCCGCGGCGCTCGAGTACGTCGACGCCGGCGCGCTCGCCGCCACGGCCGCCGCCTTCCCGGCCGCCGTGCCCGCCGGCGCGCGCTTCCTCGTGCTCGCCGAGGCCGACGGCCGCGACGCCGAGGTCGCGTCCGACGCCGCGGAGCTGGGCGAGGCGCTCGCCGCCGGCGCCCTGCTGACGCATGTCGCGACCACGCGCGGCGACCTCGACGCGCTCGCCCGCTGGCGCGAAGGCGTGTCCGGGGCGGTCACCGGCCTGCTCGGCGCGAAGGTGTCGGACGACGTCGCGGTCCCGGTCGAGCGCCTGGCCGAGATGCTCGAGCGCGCCGACGCGATCGGCGCGCGCCACGGCCTGCGGACCTGCAGCTGGGGCCACGCGGGCGACGGCAACCTGCACGTCAGCTTCCTCCTGCCGCCGGGCGACCTGCCGCTGCGCGCTGCGGCCATGCGCGCCAGCCACGAGCTCCACGCCGCGGCCGTCGAGCTCGGCGGCGCGATCTCCGGCGAGCACGGCATCGGCAGCGTCAAGCGCGGAGAGCTCGGCCTCCAGCTCGGCGACGTCGGCCTGCGCCTGCACGCCGCCGTCAAGCAGGCGCTCGACCCCAAGGGCCTCTTCAACCCGGGCAAGAAGCAATGACGGTGGCGGACGGGATCGTCGCGGCGCTCGCGGAGCGCGCCGTGGACACCGTGTTCGGGATCCCGGGCGTGCACAACCTCGCGCTGTTCGCGGCGCTCGAGGCGGGCGGCGTGCGCACCATCGTCGTACGCCACGAGGCGACCGCCGCGTACGCCGCCGACGTCCACGGCCGCCTGACGGGCCGGCCCGGCGTCTGCGTGACGACCTCCGGCCCCGGGGCGGCCAACGCGGTCGCGGCGATGGGCGAGGCGCAGGCGTCGTGCTCGCCGCTGCTGCACGTCACCACCACCGTCGCGCGCCGCCACCTCGACGCCGGCGTCTCGCGCGGCGTGCTGCACGAGCACCCCCGCCAGCGCGACATCTTCGCCCCGGTGTCGAAGCTCGCCGTCCGTGCCGACGACCCGGCGACGGTCGCCGCGATCGTCGGGCACGCGTTCGACACCGCCGCGCTCGCGCCGTGCGGGCCCGCCTACGTGGAGATCCCGACCGACGTGCTCGCGGAAGCGGCGCCCGGTCCGACCGGCCTGCCCGGGGCCACGCCGCCCGAGCGGACGCCGGCGCCCACGCGCCCGGTCCTGCGCGAGCTCGCCCAGCGCCTCGAGCGCGCGGAGCGGCCGCTGATCTGGGTCGGGTCCGGCGGGGCGCCCCACGCCCCGGAGGTGCTCGAGCTCGCGGAGCGCCTCGGCGCGCCCGTCGTGCTGACCCACAGCGCCAAGCGCGCGTGGAGCGGGGGCGGGCCGCCGCTCGTCGTCCGCCATCCGCCGCACGAGCCGGCGATCGGCGACCTCTGCGCCGCCGCGGACGCCGTCCTCGTCCTGGGCAGCGACCTCGACGGGATGATGACCCAGGAGTTCCGGCTGCCGCTGGCCGGCGTCCTGCGCGTGGACGTCGACCCGCGGCGCATGGACCTCTCCTACCCGAGCGAGCTCGCGGTGCCGGGCGAGGTGGAGGGCGTCGTGCGCGGCCTGCTCGCGCTCGTCGGCCCGCGCGCGGGCGGAGGATGGGGCGCCGGCGCGGTCGCCCGAGCCGATGCCGCCGCAGCGAGCGCGCTCGACGGCGACGGCGACGCGGCGGCCGGGCTGACCTACGTCTCGGCGCTGGACCGCGCCATCGGCGACGCGCAGGTCGTCGTCGCCTGCGACATGGCGATCTCCGGCTACTGGACCGCGGCGTACCTGCCGCTGGGCGCGTCGCGCCGGATCGTCTACCCGGTGGGCTGGGGCACGCTCGGATTCGCGCTGCCGGGAGCGATCGGCGCGGCGCGCGCGGGCGCCGGCCGGGCGATCGTCGTCTGCGGCGACGGCGGCGTGCTGTTCGCGATCGGCGAGCTGGCGACCATCGCCCAGGAGGAGCTGCCGGTGACCATCGTCGTCCAGACGGACGGCGGATACGGGATGCTGCGCTACGACGAGGAGCGCATGTACGACCGGACGTTCGCGGTCGACCTCCGCGCGCCGGACTTCCCGGCGCTGGCCGGCGCCTTCGGCCTGCCGGCCGAGCGCGTCGACTGCCTCGACCCCGGCCTCCCGGACGTTCTCGCGCGCGCTGTGCAGGGCCGGGGCCCGAACCTCGTCGACGTCATCGGCCGGCTGACCCCGCCGCGCACCACCTCGCCGCGTTGGCCGCTGGTCGCCCACCCCTCAGGGCCTCCCGGTAGGCCCTGAGCGCCGCGCCGGTTAGCCTCCGCCGGGCGATGCAGCGATTCACGCTGGCCGACGTCCTCGCCCAGGAGTCGCTCGGCCTGCGCCTCATGACGAGCGAACGCGGCGCGCTCGACCGGCTCGTCATGGGCGCCCACGGCACCGAGGCGCTGCACCCGATGCCGTGGATGCAGCACGACTGGGTGCTGCTGATCACCGGCGTGCGGCTCGTCGACCGTCCCGACCTGCAGCGCCACCTCGTCGAGGAGCTCGCCGACGGCGGGCTCGCCGCCCTCGGCTTCGGCGTCGGCATCGACTTCGACGAGGTGCCGGGCGAGCTCACCCGTGCCGCGGAGGAGCGCGGCTTCCCGGTCTTCGAGATCCCGCTGCGCACGCCGTTCCGGGAGATCATCACGTTCGTCAACCGGTCGCTGCTGAGCACCGAGGTGCACCAGATGCGGCGGCTGACCTCGATGCGGGAGTTCCTCCTCGACGCGCTGCAGGATGCCGAGCCGCAGCAGCGCGTCGTCCAGCGCCTGGCCTCGCTGCTGTCGTGCACCGTCGCGCTGTTCGGCGTCGACGGCCGGCTGCTGCACGCCTCGGGCCCGGTGCCCCCGGACGAGCTGTGGGACGCGGTCGCGCTGCACGCGAAGGGCGGGGCGCCCGAGGTCCGCGGCACGCCGCCGGCGATCGCCGCCGTGCGCGACCGCGAGCTGGTCGCCGGCTGGCTCATCGTCGTGCGGCGCTCGCTCGACTCAGACGTCTACGCGCGGCCGCTCGTCGAGATGACCGCGGCCCTGCTGAGCACGCTCGCCGGCGTCCAGCGCATCTCGGCGGGGCGCCGGCGCGCGGAGCACGCCGCGTTCGTCAGCGACCTGCTGGCGGGCACGCGCGAGGACGAGGTCTGGCGCCACCGCGCCGCGGAGCTCGGGCTCGAGCTGGGCGGGCCGGTGGCGCTGCGCGCGATCGCGGCGGCGGGCGGCCCGCCGGACGCGCTCGCCGGCCGGCTCGACGCGGCGCTGGCGGCGCCGCCGGCGCTGTCGCGCCTGACGGCGCGGCGCGGGGAGGCGGCCGTCGCGGTCGTCCAGGCCCCGGACGCCGAGCTGCGCGGCCGGCTCGACGAGCTGTACCGCCGGCTCGGCGACGCCGCGATCGCCGTCGGCCGCCGTGCGGCGACCGTCCACGAACTGCGCGACTCGATCGCCGACGCGCTGCGGTCGGTCACCGGCGAGGCGGGCCGGGGCGCCGAGGTCGTCTGGTACGAGGACCTCGATCTCCTCAGCTGGCTGCTGCGCTGCGGCGACGACGACGGCCTGGCCCGCAAGGCGCGCGCCGTCCTCGAGCCGCTGGCCGGGGACGCGGTCCTGCTGGAGACCCTCGACCGCTATTTCGCCTGCGGCCTGCACGTCGTCCGCACCGCGAGGTCGCTGGGCCTGCACCCGAACTCGCTGCGCTACCGCCTCAGCCGCATCGAGGAGCGCCTCGGCCGCTCGCTGCAGGACCCGGAGACGATCGCCGCGCTGCACCTCGCGCGCCGGGCGTCGCGCTGACGGTTCGCACATCGTCTGAAGTCGAACGGGCCCCTTTGGACGATCTCCAGTGTCGGTGTCCGACATAGGCCCGACAGAATGGGGGCGGAGTGAGGAGCGCTGAGGACAGCCCGGCTGCGCCGGTCGTCGCCGTCGTCGACTGCGGTCCCGACGACCGCCCGCGGCTCGAGCGCCTCGAGGCGGCGGTTCCCACGCGCGTCTGCGACGGTCCCGCCGAGGGCGGCGCACTGGTCGAGCGGGCCGCCGGGTGCGCGGTCCTCGCCACGCTCTACACGTACACGCCGGTCACGGAGGCGGTCCTCGACGGCCTGCCCGGCCTGCGGCTCGTGATCACGCGGACCGCGGGCTCGTCGCACATCGACCTCGGCGCCGCGCAGCGGCGCGGGATCGCGGTCGCCACGGTGCCCGAGGGCCCGACCCAGGCCGTCGCCGAGTACACGATCGCCGCGGCGATCGCCCTCAGCCGCGGCCTGCCCGCCGCGGTCGCGTCCACCGCGCGCGGAGAGTGGGACTTCACCGGCTTCCGCGGCCATGACCTCGGCGGCCGCACGCTCGGCGTGGTCGGGCTGGGCCACATCGGCGCGCGGGTCGCGCAGCTGGGGCAGGCCTTCGGCATGCGCGTCGTGGGGTGGAGCCGCTCGGAGAAGGGCCTCGACGGCGTCGAGCAGGTGCCGCTGCCGGCGCTGCTGCAGCGCGCGCACGTCGTGTCGGTCAACGTCGCGCTGGCGGCGGAGACGCACCGCCTGCTCGACGCGGCCGCCCTGGCCCGGATGCGCCCGGACGCGGTGCTGGTCAACACGTCGCGCGGCGAGACGATCGACCTCGACGCGCTGTGCGACCTGCTGCGCGCCGGGCGCCTGGGCGGCGCGTGGCTCGACGTGGTGGAGGGCGAGCCGGGGCTCCCGGCCGAGCGCCTCGAGGCGCTCGCGGCGGTCCCGAACCTCTTCGTCACTCCGCACATCTCCTGGCACACGCACGAGACGCTCGACCGTCAGTTCGACGGGATGATCGACCGCATCCTCGCGTTCTGCGCGCAGGACCACCGAACGGAGGAGCCGCACCATGCCAGCCCATGACCTCGCCGTCGTCGGCGGCGACGTCGTCCTCGACGGCGGGTCCGTCGAGCGCGTGAACATCGGCATCAGCGACGGCCGCATCGTCACGCTGACCGACGGCCCGCTCGACGCGCGCGAGACGCTCGACGCCACGCGCCTGACCGTCCTGCCCGGCGCCGTCGACCAGCACTTCCACGTCTTCTGGAACTACGAGTGGGAGACGTACGAGAACGCCACGCGCGCGGCGGCCAAGGGCGGCGTCACCACGGTCGTCGACATGCCGCTCGACAACCCGCCGACCCTGACCGCCGAGGCGCTGCGCGGCAAGCTCGCCGCGATCGCCGGCGCCTGCCACGTGGACTACGCGTCGTTCGGCGGCTACCTCGCCGACGACCCCTCCGAGATGGAGCGGATGGCCGAGGCGGGCGCGAGCTGCTTCAAGCTGTTCACCGGCGGCGTCGCCCCGCCCGGGATGTATCCGGGCGTCGACGACGGCCAGTTGCTCGATGCGCTGCGGCGGGCGGCGGCGATCGGGCTGCCGGTCACCGTGCACGCCGAGAACGCCTACATCGTCGACTTCGAGACGAA from Capillimicrobium parvum encodes the following:
- a CDS encoding FAD-binding oxidoreductase, whose translation is MIAQLRRIAGDDAVIEGAPAPYASDATQETLGLRGSARATVRPPDAERVRRVVAWCYDHDVPIVPRGGGTGFAGGAVPSEDAVVLSLERLDRFRELEPAAWRAHVEAGVSTATVTRRARESGLLFPPNPGAAEQSQIGGNVATNAGGPRAFKYGVTRRWVTGLEAVVAPGEVLRTGGAVRKDVTGYDLTGLLCGSEGTLGVVTSVWLRFVPLPERSAQVAGFYESAADGCAAIAAVFASGGQPAALEYVDAGALAATAAAFPAAVPAGARFLVLAEADGRDAEVASDAAELGEALAAGALLTHVATTRGDLDALARWREGVSGAVTGLLGAKVSDDVAVPVERLAEMLERADAIGARHGLRTCSWGHAGDGNLHVSFLLPPGDLPLRAAAMRASHELHAAAVELGGAISGEHGIGSVKRGELGLQLGDVGLRLHAAVKQALDPKGLFNPGKKQ
- a CDS encoding thiamine pyrophosphate-binding protein, whose protein sequence is MTVADGIVAALAERAVDTVFGIPGVHNLALFAALEAGGVRTIVVRHEATAAYAADVHGRLTGRPGVCVTTSGPGAANAVAAMGEAQASCSPLLHVTTTVARRHLDAGVSRGVLHEHPRQRDIFAPVSKLAVRADDPATVAAIVGHAFDTAALAPCGPAYVEIPTDVLAEAAPGPTGLPGATPPERTPAPTRPVLRELAQRLERAERPLIWVGSGGAPHAPEVLELAERLGAPVVLTHSAKRAWSGGGPPLVVRHPPHEPAIGDLCAAADAVLVLGSDLDGMMTQEFRLPLAGVLRVDVDPRRMDLSYPSELAVPGEVEGVVRGLLALVGPRAGGGWGAGAVARADAAAASALDGDGDAAAGLTYVSALDRAIGDAQVVVACDMAISGYWTAAYLPLGASRRIVYPVGWGTLGFALPGAIGAARAGAGRAIVVCGDGGVLFAIGELATIAQEELPVTIVVQTDGGYGMLRYDEERMYDRTFAVDLRAPDFPALAGAFGLPAERVDCLDPGLPDVLARAVQGRGPNLVDVIGRLTPPRTTSPRWPLVAHPSGPPGRP
- a CDS encoding PucR family transcriptional regulator, with protein sequence MQRFTLADVLAQESLGLRLMTSERGALDRLVMGAHGTEALHPMPWMQHDWVLLITGVRLVDRPDLQRHLVEELADGGLAALGFGVGIDFDEVPGELTRAAEERGFPVFEIPLRTPFREIITFVNRSLLSTEVHQMRRLTSMREFLLDALQDAEPQQRVVQRLASLLSCTVALFGVDGRLLHASGPVPPDELWDAVALHAKGGAPEVRGTPPAIAAVRDRELVAGWLIVVRRSLDSDVYARPLVEMTAALLSTLAGVQRISAGRRRAEHAAFVSDLLAGTREDEVWRHRAAELGLELGGPVALRAIAAAGGPPDALAGRLDAALAAPPALSRLTARRGEAAVAVVQAPDAELRGRLDELYRRLGDAAIAVGRRAATVHELRDSIADALRSVTGEAGRGAEVVWYEDLDLLSWLLRCGDDDGLARKARAVLEPLAGDAVLLETLDRYFACGLHVVRTARSLGLHPNSLRYRLSRIEERLGRSLQDPETIAALHLARRASR
- a CDS encoding 2-hydroxyacid dehydrogenase; this translates as MRSAEDSPAAPVVAVVDCGPDDRPRLERLEAAVPTRVCDGPAEGGALVERAAGCAVLATLYTYTPVTEAVLDGLPGLRLVITRTAGSSHIDLGAAQRRGIAVATVPEGPTQAVAEYTIAAAIALSRGLPAAVASTARGEWDFTGFRGHDLGGRTLGVVGLGHIGARVAQLGQAFGMRVVGWSRSEKGLDGVEQVPLPALLQRAHVVSVNVALAAETHRLLDAAALARMRPDAVLVNTSRGETIDLDALCDLLRAGRLGGAWLDVVEGEPGLPAERLEALAAVPNLFVTPHISWHTHETLDRQFDGMIDRILAFCAQDHRTEEPHHASP